The bacterium genome contains a region encoding:
- a CDS encoding methyltransferase, translating to MDILDSYYKKTINFDFKNTKLKFKVSQPLFSSHIIDLGTQRLLRTFLLDKLNYKKVLDLGCGYGPIGITLKALMPNSEIHMTDRDALAIKYSGLNAELNNLSIPEIYGSLGYDSIETKDFDLIMSNIPAKVGFNVLSHMLLDAKYFLREKGLVAIVVVDAILDDVEKILSDPNIEIILKKSWNGHTVFHYKFILDSNLNTGKCPQSFNTGLYDRDEYSFNFLGKTLKLKTTYNLPEFDEIGHNTQMLLNNLENIKGNDIQNCAIYNIHQGHIPVAVSSISNLQILTLIDRNLQSLVTTSRNLKLNGLPEEKIILKHQVDLTINSQNIDCFIAIIDKKEGRDVNQFLIKQVLDQLSKNGRAYLESTSNITTQIEKLVKRDKRISILKRAKYRGESFLSFEKKTI from the coding sequence ATGGATATATTAGACTCATATTACAAAAAAACAATAAACTTTGATTTTAAAAATACAAAACTTAAGTTTAAAGTTTCTCAACCCCTATTTAGTTCTCATATCATCGACCTTGGTACACAAAGATTATTAAGAACCTTCTTATTAGATAAATTAAATTATAAGAAAGTATTAGATTTAGGCTGTGGATATGGACCAATTGGGATCACCCTAAAGGCATTGATGCCAAACAGCGAAATCCATATGACAGATAGAGATGCACTCGCTATTAAATATTCAGGTTTAAATGCAGAATTAAACAATCTATCTATTCCAGAGATTTATGGAAGTCTTGGATATGACAGTATTGAAACAAAAGATTTTGATCTGATAATGTCAAATATTCCTGCAAAAGTTGGATTTAATGTGCTATCACACATGTTACTAGATGCTAAATATTTTTTGAGAGAAAAAGGATTAGTAGCAATTGTTGTTGTTGATGCAATTTTAGATGATGTAGAAAAAATACTATCAGATCCAAATATTGAAATTATCTTGAAAAAATCATGGAATGGACACACAGTATTTCATTATAAATTCATATTAGATTCAAATCTAAATACAGGGAAATGTCCTCAAAGTTTTAATACAGGTCTTTATGATAGAGATGAATATTCATTTAATTTTTTAGGTAAAACTTTAAAATTAAAAACAACTTATAACCTTCCTGAATTTGATGAAATTGGCCACAATACACAGATGTTATTAAATAATCTAGAAAATATAAAAGGTAATGACATTCAAAATTGTGCAATTTATAATATACATCAAGGGCATATACCTGTTGCTGTTTCATCAATATCTAATTTGCAAATATTGACATTAATTGACCGAAATCTACAGTCTTTAGTAACAACATCAAGAAATTTAAAACTAAACGGACTTCCAGAAGAAAAGATTATTTTAAAGCATCAAGTAGATCTTACTATTAACAGCCAGAATATCGATTGTTTTATTGCAATAATAGACAAAAAAGAAGGGAGAGATGTCAATCAATTTTTGATAAAACAAGTTTTGGATCAACTTTCCAAAAATGGTAGAGCCTATTTAGAATCAACTTCTAATATAACCACTCAGATTGAAAAACTAGTTAAAAGGGATAAAAGAATATCAATACTAAAAAGAGCTAAATATAGAGGAGAAAGCTTCTTATCATTTGAGAAAAAAACTATTTAA
- a CDS encoding NAD-dependent epimerase/dehydratase family protein codes for MKCLVTGHSGLIGSDLVDLLLSHGHDVYGISSSSRNENLKCKNYYIDLKDTYKSKEVIESIAPEIVYALAADASEIKSLFSPIKVTKDNIDVFLNTLVPSLNSSNLKRVIFASSAAVYGNIESPFKETDIPNPQDIYGISKLTNENFLKVMSQAHGFEFVIVRPHNVFGPRQRMNDPYRNVVTLFMNNILRNEQYTIYGKGEMKRCFSYSKDVADVIYQCGFKNVADMTFNVGSDTSYSLQELSDMVREISKTSLTPKYLPLRPKEIGSVILDHKLQNNNFDYKNTNIIEALKTTWEWAKTQGQQEYKYTKLEINNKLVPDNWK; via the coding sequence ATGAAATGTTTAGTAACAGGACATTCTGGGTTGATAGGGTCTGATCTAGTGGACTTGTTGTTGTCTCATGGCCATGATGTATATGGAATTTCAAGCTCCTCAAGAAATGAAAATCTTAAGTGCAAGAACTACTATATTGATCTTAAAGATACCTATAAATCAAAAGAAGTAATTGAATCAATAGCTCCTGAAATAGTCTATGCACTAGCTGCAGACGCGTCTGAAATCAAATCACTTTTTTCTCCAATTAAGGTAACAAAAGATAATATTGATGTTTTTTTAAATACTCTGGTACCTTCCTTAAACTCAAGTAATCTAAAAAGAGTTATTTTTGCTTCAAGTGCTGCAGTTTATGGGAATATAGAATCTCCGTTTAAAGAAACTGATATACCAAATCCACAAGATATTTATGGCATTAGTAAATTGACGAATGAAAACTTTCTTAAAGTAATGAGTCAAGCTCATGGTTTTGAATTTGTTATTGTCAGGCCTCATAATGTTTTTGGACCACGGCAACGAATGAACGATCCATATAGAAATGTAGTTACACTTTTTATGAATAATATTTTAAGAAATGAACAGTATACAATTTATGGCAAAGGCGAAATGAAACGTTGTTTTTCTTATTCAAAAGATGTCGCTGATGTTATCTACCAATGTGGTTTTAAGAATGTAGCCGATATGACATTTAATGTAGGGTCAGATACAAGTTATTCCCTTCAGGAACTTTCAGATATGGTTCGTGAAATTTCAAAGACATCGTTGACTCCAAAATATTTACCATTACGTCCAAAAGAGATTGGTTCTGTTATCCTAGATCACAAATTACAAAATAATAATTTTGATTATAAGAACACAAATATCATTGAGGCACTTAAAACAACATGGGAATGGGCAAAAACACAAGGTCAGCAGGAATATAAATACACCAAGCTTGAAATTAATAATAAATTAGTTCCAGATAATTGGAAATGA
- a CDS encoding class I SAM-dependent methyltransferase translates to MTNINYSKQSALGYAGLALLRNWLIGEDSSTIPIFDEISSLVMKLPNTLEIVDAKTKAVQYDIKSGYKIWSKTYDTEDNILIQVEEPIVKKILKKYLQGKVLDLGCGTGRYSLYLDSLGHSVTGIDISMDMIELARQKSKQIQFVQGDISNLTFEDNNFDLVVSGLAIHYVKNLEKSIDGFSRVLRPGGHMVISSVHPWMVALGAHAEFHNKKSGWGFIKDNVIWHSSYIEAFNKSSLKIIECYEPKIGLKEIKTLQKLSALSSKTMSLALKGLPIAIVWVLEKSK, encoded by the coding sequence ATGACAAACATTAACTATTCGAAACAAAGTGCTTTAGGTTACGCTGGATTAGCATTATTGAGGAATTGGCTAATTGGTGAGGATTCCTCAACAATACCCATATTTGACGAGATCTCATCTCTTGTTATGAAACTGCCTAATACACTAGAAATAGTTGATGCAAAAACAAAAGCGGTTCAATATGACATCAAATCCGGCTACAAAATATGGTCCAAAACATATGATACTGAAGATAACATCTTGATACAGGTTGAAGAACCAATCGTTAAAAAAATACTGAAAAAATATCTCCAAGGAAAAGTACTTGATTTAGGATGTGGAACTGGAAGATACAGTCTCTATCTTGATTCACTTGGCCATTCTGTTACTGGCATTGATATATCTATGGATATGATAGAACTTGCTAGACAAAAAAGTAAACAGATACAGTTTGTTCAAGGCGATATAAGTAATCTAACTTTTGAAGATAATAACTTTGATTTAGTTGTCTCAGGTTTAGCAATTCATTATGTAAAGAATTTAGAAAAGTCTATAGATGGGTTTTCTCGAGTCTTACGGCCTGGAGGCCATATGGTTATCTCAAGTGTTCATCCGTGGATGGTTGCGCTAGGTGCACATGCAGAGTTTCACAACAAAAAATCAGGATGGGGTTTTATTAAAGATAATGTTATTTGGCATAGTTCCTATATTGAAGCTTTTAATAAATCTTCTTTGAAAATTATTGAATGCTACGAACCTAAAATAGGATTGAAAGAAATTAAAACCTTACAGAAACTATCTGCACTTAGCTCTAAAACAATGTCTCTTGCATTAAAAGGATTGCCTATTGCAATAGTTTGGGTTCTTGAAAAAAGTAAATAA